In one Echinicola marina genomic region, the following are encoded:
- the rny gene encoding ribonuclease Y, giving the protein MGESLYIIVAGIVGLVLGATLVGIFLKKNNQKLEEEAQDKAKSLVREAELTAESIKKDKILEAKEKYLKLKSEFEEEVNKKKNILITNEGKLKQREQILSKEMEQIKRKEAELDSKKENLSAQLHAVQVKKEELDRVTNQRIADLEKVALLTKEEARDQLVVMLKDEAHTKASSHIKDILDQAKLSATKQAKKIVLDTIQRTATEHAIENCVSIFNIESDDIKGKIIGREGRNIRALESATGVEIVVDDTPEAIIISGFDPVRREIARLSLHRLVQDGRIHPARIEEVVAKTEKNIEEEIVEIGERTCIDLGVHGLHPELIRMVGRMRFRSSYGQNLLQHSREVAKLCATMAAEMGLNAKLAKRAGLLHDIGKVYPEEAELPHAILGMELAKKYKEHPEVCNAIGAHHDEIEMTSMISPIIQASDAISGSRPGARREIMDSYIKRLKDLEDLALSFDGVNKCFAMQAGRELRVMVDAENVDDNTAGKLSFDISQKIEKEMQYPGQIKVTVIREMRAVNYAK; this is encoded by the coding sequence ATGGGAGAATCACTATACATTATCGTAGCGGGCATAGTAGGCCTAGTTCTTGGAGCCACTTTGGTTGGGATCTTTTTAAAGAAAAACAATCAAAAGCTTGAGGAAGAGGCTCAGGACAAGGCAAAGAGCCTAGTTAGAGAAGCAGAATTAACTGCAGAATCCATTAAAAAGGATAAAATATTGGAAGCTAAGGAGAAATACCTTAAGCTGAAATCAGAATTTGAGGAAGAGGTAAATAAGAAAAAGAACATCCTTATTACCAATGAAGGGAAGTTGAAGCAAAGAGAGCAGATCCTTTCCAAAGAAATGGAACAAATCAAGCGCAAAGAAGCAGAGCTTGATAGTAAAAAAGAAAACCTTAGTGCTCAGCTGCACGCTGTTCAAGTTAAGAAAGAGGAACTGGACAGGGTAACCAATCAGCGTATCGCGGACCTAGAGAAGGTAGCCTTATTAACCAAGGAAGAAGCCAGGGACCAGTTGGTTGTGATGCTGAAGGATGAAGCACATACCAAAGCATCCTCGCATATTAAGGATATTTTGGATCAGGCCAAATTAAGTGCTACCAAGCAGGCCAAAAAGATTGTGTTGGATACCATACAGCGTACAGCCACCGAACATGCGATCGAAAACTGTGTATCTATCTTTAATATAGAAAGTGATGATATTAAAGGTAAGATCATTGGTAGGGAAGGACGTAATATCCGTGCGCTAGAATCGGCTACAGGAGTGGAGATTGTAGTGGATGATACACCGGAGGCAATTATTATTTCAGGATTTGACCCGGTAAGAAGAGAGATCGCAAGGCTTTCCCTACATAGGTTGGTACAGGATGGAAGGATCCACCCTGCTCGAATCGAAGAGGTAGTAGCTAAAACTGAGAAAAATATTGAAGAAGAGATCGTAGAAATCGGCGAAAGAACTTGTATCGATTTAGGTGTTCATGGTTTGCATCCTGAATTAATCAGGATGGTGGGAAGAATGAGGTTCCGTTCTTCTTATGGTCAGAACTTATTACAACACTCTAGAGAGGTTGCCAAGCTTTGTGCTACCATGGCTGCTGAAATGGGGCTGAATGCCAAATTGGCTAAGAGAGCAGGTTTGCTTCATGATATTGGGAAAGTATATCCTGAAGAGGCTGAATTACCTCATGCTATTTTGGGTATGGAATTGGCTAAGAAATACAAAGAGCATCCTGAAGTTTGCAATGCCATAGGAGCTCACCATGATGAGATTGAGATGACCTCAATGATCTCTCCGATCATCCAAGCGTCTGATGCCATTTCCGGATCTAGACCAGGCGCGCGAAGGGAAATTATGGACAGCTATATCAAGCGTCTTAAAGACCTAGAGGATTTGGCATTGAGCTTTGACGGCGTCAATAAGTGTTTTGCTATGCAAGCTGGCCGTGAGTTGAGGGTAATGGTTGATGCGGAGAATGTAGATGATAATACTGCAGGTAAATTGTCCTTTGATATTTCTCAAAAGATCGAAAAGGAAATGCAGTATCCTGGACAAATTAAGGTTACAGTAATCAGAGAAATGAGAGCTGTAAATTACGCCAAATAG
- the pheT gene encoding phenylalanine--tRNA ligase subunit beta, which produces MKVAINRLKDFIPFDEPTSKISELLTQSGLEVEGVDTFESIPGGLRGVVIGEVMTCEPHANADRLKVTTVDIGTEVVPIVCGAPNVDKGQKVVVATVGAELSPKGGEAFTIKKAKIRGEVSQGMICAEDELGLGKSHDGIMVLDTDLPNGTPASEYFELEATDVLEIGLTPNRADAASHIGVARDLKALLKRDLTLPSVEDFKVDNTSRPVSVEVEDAKDCPRYAGLTISNIKVGPSPEWLQNYLKALGLEPINNVVDITNFILHDLGQPLHAFDLDQVANDKILVKKLPKDTAFITLDEKERKLRGEELMICDENHGLCMAGIFGGKDSGVTDRTTSIFLESAYFSPDVIRKGSQIHGLKTDASFRFERGTDPNMPVFALKRAAILIKKIAGGEVSSDIVDLYPQPIEDFKINVKYAHIDRLIGKHIPQELVDEILESLEIKVTEKTEEGFMAIVKPYRVDVTREADIIEEVLRIYGFENVLLSDTYQAGFLAEHPAKDSNKLQYRTSELLSGMGFHEIMTNSLTKPIYAEKSGFLKNEENVEIYNKLSEDLGVMRQSLLFTGLEVLAHNINRRQKDLKFFEFGAAYFKEDDGYREEKHLAMFLTGDKSAESWLEPAKPVRFPDLYTVVERLLDKLNVKMPEVEIIHEAPFDYALKLSLGKKEIGKVGLLSSKITKLSDVKQEVLYAELRWDILVKKAAGLKKYNEISKFPEVRRDLSLVIDKEISFDSVRKIAEKSGGKLLKHIGVFDVYQGDKIESGKKAYALSFYLQDNAKTLTDKIIEQSMNRLMKSFEKEIGALIRK; this is translated from the coding sequence ATGAAAGTTGCTATAAATAGATTAAAAGATTTTATACCCTTTGATGAACCCACCAGTAAAATTTCGGAATTATTGACACAATCCGGCTTGGAAGTGGAGGGGGTAGATACTTTTGAGTCCATACCTGGAGGCTTGCGGGGAGTAGTCATCGGAGAGGTCATGACTTGTGAACCACATGCCAATGCCGACAGACTAAAAGTCACGACCGTGGATATAGGGACAGAGGTGGTTCCAATAGTTTGTGGCGCACCCAATGTGGATAAAGGCCAGAAGGTAGTGGTGGCCACTGTGGGAGCAGAACTTAGTCCGAAAGGTGGCGAGGCCTTCACGATCAAAAAAGCAAAAATAAGAGGGGAAGTATCTCAAGGGATGATTTGTGCTGAAGATGAATTGGGGCTTGGTAAAAGTCATGATGGCATTATGGTATTGGATACAGATCTTCCAAACGGGACTCCTGCAAGTGAGTATTTTGAACTTGAGGCTACCGATGTGCTGGAAATTGGTTTGACTCCAAATAGGGCTGATGCAGCTTCCCATATTGGTGTAGCCCGGGATCTAAAAGCTTTATTGAAAAGGGATTTGACCCTTCCTTCTGTAGAGGATTTTAAGGTGGATAATACCTCCCGTCCTGTTTCAGTGGAAGTGGAAGATGCCAAGGATTGTCCTCGCTATGCCGGCTTGACCATTTCTAATATTAAGGTGGGGCCTTCTCCTGAATGGCTTCAAAATTATCTCAAAGCATTGGGATTGGAACCCATCAATAATGTAGTGGATATCACCAATTTTATTTTGCATGATTTGGGGCAACCTTTACATGCCTTTGATTTGGATCAGGTGGCCAATGACAAGATTCTCGTCAAAAAACTTCCCAAGGATACGGCTTTTATTACTTTGGATGAAAAAGAAAGAAAGCTGAGGGGAGAGGAATTGATGATCTGTGATGAAAATCATGGGCTTTGTATGGCAGGTATTTTTGGAGGCAAAGATTCTGGGGTGACAGATAGAACTACTTCTATTTTTCTAGAAAGTGCTTACTTCTCTCCTGATGTGATAAGAAAGGGAAGCCAAATACATGGTTTGAAAACCGATGCTTCTTTCCGTTTTGAAAGAGGAACTGATCCCAACATGCCTGTATTTGCTTTGAAAAGAGCGGCTATATTGATCAAGAAAATCGCTGGTGGAGAAGTGAGTTCAGATATTGTGGATTTGTACCCGCAACCGATCGAAGATTTTAAGATCAACGTTAAATATGCTCATATTGATCGTCTGATCGGGAAACATATTCCTCAGGAATTGGTAGACGAAATTTTGGAGAGCCTTGAAATCAAGGTGACGGAAAAAACAGAAGAAGGCTTCATGGCCATTGTGAAGCCCTACAGGGTGGATGTAACTAGGGAAGCAGATATCATAGAAGAAGTTCTTAGGATATATGGTTTTGAGAATGTTCTTCTTTCCGATACCTATCAGGCCGGGTTTTTGGCTGAACATCCGGCCAAGGATTCCAATAAATTGCAGTACAGAACCTCTGAGTTGCTTTCGGGAATGGGGTTTCATGAGATCATGACCAATTCCCTGACCAAGCCCATATATGCGGAAAAATCAGGTTTCCTTAAAAATGAGGAAAACGTAGAAATCTATAATAAACTCAGTGAAGACCTGGGTGTCATGAGACAGAGTTTGTTGTTTACTGGTTTGGAAGTATTAGCGCATAATATCAACAGGAGACAAAAGGACCTTAAATTCTTTGAGTTTGGTGCGGCCTATTTCAAAGAAGATGATGGGTACAGAGAAGAGAAACATCTTGCCATGTTCTTGACTGGAGATAAGTCTGCGGAGAGCTGGCTGGAACCCGCTAAGCCTGTACGTTTTCCTGATCTCTACACTGTGGTGGAGAGATTGTTGGATAAGCTGAATGTGAAAATGCCGGAAGTCGAAATTATCCATGAAGCTCCGTTTGATTATGCTCTTAAGTTAAGCTTAGGCAAAAAAGAAATTGGAAAAGTGGGACTTCTATCATCAAAAATCACCAAATTGTCTGATGTAAAGCAAGAAGTGTTATATGCTGAATTGAGATGGGATATTTTGGTAAAGAAAGCTGCTGGATTGAAAAAATACAATGAGATATCCAAATTCCCAGAGGTAAGAAGAGATCTTTCTTTGGTGATTGATAAGGAGATTTCTTTTGATTCAGTAAGAAAGATCGCAGAAAAGTCAGGTGGTAAATTGCTAAAGCATATTGGAGTATTTGATGTGTACCAAGGGGATAAAATTGAGTCAGGAAAGAAAGCTTATGCTTTAAGCTTTTATCTTCAGGACAATGCCAAAACATTGACGGATAAAATCATTGAACAGTCTATGAACAGGCTGATGAAGTCTTTTGAAAAAGAGATTGGAGCATTGATTAGAAAATGA
- a CDS encoding cell division protein ZapA, with product MDTLSIRIKIGDREYPMKVKAEDEAKIRRAGKLINDKLKRYREEFGLDDRQDLLAMVAFDCMVEAMEANEVSSEDSEQISETLSSINNQLKSIL from the coding sequence ATGGATACGCTTTCTATCAGAATAAAAATAGGCGATAGGGAATACCCTATGAAAGTGAAAGCAGAGGATGAGGCGAAAATCAGGCGGGCCGGTAAATTGATTAATGATAAATTAAAGAGATATAGAGAAGAATTTGGGTTGGATGATAGACAGGACCTTTTGGCCATGGTCGCCTTTGACTGTATGGTTGAGGCCATGGAAGCCAATGAGGTAAGTTCGGAAGACAGTGAGCAAATTTCAGAAACTTTGTCTAGTATCAATAACCAGTTGAAATCAATCTTATAA